In Lacerta agilis isolate rLacAgi1 chromosome 1, rLacAgi1.pri, whole genome shotgun sequence, the following proteins share a genomic window:
- the C1H11orf16 gene encoding uncharacterized protein C11orf16 homolog, translating into MPKQGYGKIILLRCLHFGHCLHFPPLRACEAVKNLERSLDTVGIPVLARRETDGYYYPGTIIKAIIEGEKRTFLVQFAKSFGLSEDTTCVQETASSDMFECVNGMRHSILPGDKVLAPWEPQQKRYGPGTTIQGMETRDPLRGKEDEEIIVSFWNGKKAKVPLGVALWISPVQWERIVEMIHMPLTSRKASEGQLQRPGHYSGSCRAISRSMHGCAVGGLCQLQRPCCPFIFPCSRCLQHTCSFFGNSQYASCCCPKYSGCWWPPSLTEPSQRNVEEEEEFSSKPLLAVEAPPKEEPATVVSSSSSSCSSSSRSGTETGLTKTTMVDHAVNTDSSLFEKSKLQEIRRPCWKYWKRSHPSSHHNSHGTNYTLDSTCRKERSETKAVPYMDPSPTALINHSAMFETIEQSPRRQLTVKEVLGHKDTKPSSGGEQ; encoded by the exons ATGCCGAAACAGGGGTACGGAAAAATAATACTCCTGAG GTGTTTACATTTCGGCCACTGCCTCCATTTTCCTCCTCTTAGAGCATGTGAGGCAGTAAAAAACTTGGAGAGATCCTTGGACACTGTTGGCATTCCTGTTTTGGCAAGAAGAGAAACTGATGGTTATTATTATCCTGGCACAATAATAAAAGCTATTATAGAG GGCGAGAAAAGAACCTTTCTTGTACAGTTTGCCAAGTCATTTGGACTGAGCGAGGACACAACATGCGTGCAAGAAACAGCCAGCAGTGACATGTTTGAGTGTGTGAATGGAATGAGGCATTCCATACTGCCAGGTGATAAAGTGCTGGCACCCTGGGAGCCACAGCAAAAAAGATATGGCCCTGGCACTACCATCCAAGGCATGGAAACCAGGGATCCCTTGAGAG ggaaagaagatgaagaaattatAGTCAGTTTCTGGAATGGCAAGAAAGCCAAAGTCCCATTGGGTGTAGCCCTGTGGATTTCCCCAGTGCAGTGGGAGAGGATTGTGGAGATGATCCATATGCCCCTTACCAGCAGgaaagcatctgaagggcaacTCCAAAGACCCGGTCACTACAGTGGCTCATGTAGGGCTATATCAAGGTCCATGCATGGATGTGCTGTAGGTGGCCTCTGCCAGCTCCAGAGGCCATGTTGCCCTTTCATCTTCCCTTGCTCCAGGTGCCTTCAGCACACATGCTCATTCTTTGGAAATTCACAGTAcgcttcctgctgctgccctaAATACAGTGGCTGCTGGTGGCCACCCTCTTTAACTGAACCAtcccagagaaatgttgaagaagaagaagagttcagCAGCAAACCACTACTGGCAGTGGAAGCGCCTCCAAAGGAAGAACCAGCCACTGTAGTGTCCagctcttcttcttcatgctccTCCAGTTCCAGAAGTGGCACAGAAACAGGTTTGACCAAGACTACAATGGTAGATCATGCAGTGAACACGGATTCTAGTCTTTTTGAAAAGTCCAAGCTGCAAGAAATCAGGAGGCCTTGTTGGAAATACTGGAAGAGAAGCCACCCCAGCTCTCATCATAACAGCCACG GAACCAATTATACTTTGGACAGCACCTGCAGAAAGGAAAGATCTGAAACCAAAGCAGTTCCTTATATGGATCCATCCCCAACTGCACTGATCAACCACAGTGCCATGTTTGAAACTATTGAACAGTCTCCTCGAAGGCAACTTACTGTGAAGGAAGTCTTGGGCCACAAAGACACCAAACCATCCTCAGGAGGAGAGCAATga
- the ASCL3 gene encoding achaete-scute homolog 3, whose translation MRHAETGGLDSVKVTPKLQCGWKKLNQKRADLTVSYFAYCQSTINLDLSFDSVQQAQELWNSALYLRHHSLGSFWDAMDRLPILSDSHAGQMSRLGCRDLYAALHFYPEIPNQFTGPEDLPLLPFTPEQLTAENFYSDPYAFPFQGPCGNFGRCEYSCGPAFIRKRNERERQRVKCVNEGYAKLRHHLPAEYLEKRLSKVETLRAAIKYIRYLQSVLYNDSEENSREAHQAPKDSSQSDHVPRTS comes from the exons ATGAGGCATG CTGAAACTGGGGGGCTGGACTCGGTCAAGGTGACACCAAAG CTGCAGTGTGGGTGGAAGAAGCTAAACCAGAAAAGAGCAGATCTAACTGTAAGCTACTTTGCATATTGTCAATCGACTATAAATTTAGATCTGTCTTTTGACTCAGTCCAACAGGCACAAGAACTGTGGAACTCAG CTCTATACCTGAGACACCACAGCTTGGGAAGCTTTTGGGATGCCATGGACAGATTGCCAATCTTAAGCGACTCCCACGCTGGACAGATGTCTAGACTTGGCTGCAGGGACCTTTATGCTGCACTCCATTTCTACCCAGAGATCCCAAACCAATTCACTGGCCCCGAAGATTTGCCTCTGCTTCCTTTCACACCAGAGCAGCTGACTGCTGAGAATTTCTACAGCGATCCTTATGCGTTCCCATTTCAAGGTCCCTGTGGGAATTTTGGCAGATGCGAGTATTCTTGCGGCCCAGCATTCATCAGAAAAAGGAATGAAAGGGAAAGGCAGAGAGTTAAGTGTGTCAACGAAGGCTATGCCAAACTCAGACATCACCTACCTGCCGAATACCTAGAGAAACGACTCAGCAAAGTAGAAACACTCCGAGCTGCGATTAAATACATCAGGTATCTCCAATCTGTGCTGTACAATGATTCAGAGGAGAATAGCAGGGAAGCTCACCAGGCACCCAAAGATAGCTCTCAAAGCGATCACGTTCCAAGGACTTCATAG
- the AKIP1 gene encoding A-kinase-interacting protein 1, producing MESRDTRLNRYRMQRTATLAQEVLERARTRKLNWPLPATFQRTFQSGASWKATANATYHEGEDEDACLAAAFASVAEHMGHISAECENYYCCVPPFQFKEYEVAHIFRYHSRESSENLLKAFEIEESKNVPIVEEPGCPDTDTAALIPAENAEHKTKDIYIEVSPGTYTVSASSYDNTVKQTHLVDVRSGESVNLTFDL from the exons ATGGAATCCCGAGATACAAGGTTGAACCGCTATCGCATGCAGCGCACAGCAACACTGGCCCAAGAAGTTCTGGAGCGGGCAAGAACACGGAAATTGAACTGGCCATTGCCTGCTACATTTCAAAGGACTTTTCAG TCAGGAGCATCGTGGAAAGCAACGGCCAATGCTACGTATCAT GAAGGCGAGGACGAAGATGCAtgtcttgctgctgcttttgcttctgttgcTGAACACATGGGCCACATCTCGGCAGAATGCGAG AACTATTACTGTTGCGTACCACCATTTCAGTTCAAAGAGTACGAAGTTGCACATATATTCAGATACCACAGCAGGGAGTCATCTGAAAACTTGCTAAAGGCATTTGAAATTGAG GAAAGTAAAAATGTCCCAATAGTGGAAGAACCTGGCTGTCCTGATACAGATACAGCTGCTTTAATTCCAGCAGAGAATGCTGAacataaaacaaaa GATATCTACATTGAAGTTTCTCCTGGCACTTACACAGTCTCTGCCTCTTCGTATGACAACACAGTCAAACAAACACATCTGGTAGACGTTCGGTCAGGGGAAAGCGTAAATTTGACCTTTGATTTATGA